In one Candidatus Sericytochromatia bacterium genomic region, the following are encoded:
- a CDS encoding sugar transferase, whose protein sequence is MAVTPPAHPGYDLAKRLTDLGLAGLALLCLAPVMLGVAVLVARRVGRPVLFRQVRPGLHGKPFEVMKFRSMSEARDASGALLPDAERLGSFGRFLRSTSLDELPQLLNVVRGELSLVGPRPLLQDYLPLYSPEQARRHDVKPGITGWAQINGRNAITWEARFALDVWYVDHRSWWLDFKILALTVLKVLRRDGISAAGEATMPRFTGSAATSGGAQQP, encoded by the coding sequence ATGGCCGTCACGCCCCCAGCCCACCCTGGCTACGACCTCGCCAAACGCCTCACGGACCTGGGCCTGGCGGGCCTGGCGCTGCTCTGCCTGGCGCCCGTGATGCTGGGGGTGGCCGTGCTGGTGGCGCGGCGCGTGGGGCGCCCCGTGCTGTTTCGCCAGGTTCGTCCGGGCCTGCACGGCAAGCCCTTCGAGGTGATGAAATTCCGCTCCATGAGCGAGGCGCGCGACGCATCCGGGGCCCTGTTGCCGGATGCCGAGCGGCTCGGCTCCTTTGGCCGATTTCTGCGCAGCACCAGCCTGGACGAGTTACCGCAGCTCCTGAACGTGGTGCGCGGCGAGCTGAGCCTGGTGGGCCCGCGCCCGCTGCTGCAGGACTATCTGCCGCTCTACTCGCCGGAACAGGCCCGACGACACGACGTCAAGCCTGGCATCACCGGCTGGGCGCAGATCAACGGCCGCAACGCGATCACCTGGGAGGCGCGCTTCGCGCTCGACGTCTGGTACGTGGACCACCGTTCCTGGTGGCTCGACTTTAAGATCCTGGCCCTGACCGTGCTGAAGGTGCTGCGCCGCGACGGCATCAGCGCGGCCGGTGAAGCCACCATGCCGCGCTTCACGGGCAGTGCGGCGACGTCCGGAGGGGCTCAGCAACCGTAA
- a CDS encoding superoxide dismutase, whose product MPFMLPDLTYDYSALEPHIDARTMEIHHTKHHQTYITTVNKALEAHEELAQLSVVELMKDLSRVPDSIRQVVINHGGGHFNHCLFWTIMGPNGGGEPAGELKAALDETFGDFGQFREKFNQAAATRFGSGWAWLTLDSAGKLVVESSANQDTPLSAGRTPLMGIDVWEHAYYLNYQNRRADYIQAWWNVIDWSAVAKNYAAAKAQSGVLATVR is encoded by the coding sequence ATGCCGTTCATGCTTCCAGACCTGACTTACGATTATTCGGCGCTCGAACCCCACATCGACGCGCGCACGATGGAAATCCATCACACCAAGCATCACCAGACCTACATCACCACGGTCAACAAGGCGCTCGAGGCGCACGAGGAGCTGGCTCAGCTGTCGGTGGTCGAGCTGATGAAGGATCTCTCGCGGGTGCCGGACAGCATCCGTCAGGTCGTCATCAATCACGGCGGTGGCCATTTCAACCATTGCCTGTTCTGGACCATCATGGGGCCCAACGGCGGCGGTGAGCCTGCCGGCGAATTGAAGGCCGCGCTGGATGAGACCTTCGGCGATTTCGGTCAGTTCCGGGAGAAGTTCAATCAGGCGGCCGCCACGCGCTTCGGCAGCGGCTGGGCTTGGTTGACGCTCGACAGCGCCGGCAAGCTGGTGGTCGAGTCGTCGGCCAACCAGGACACCCCGCTGTCCGCCGGTCGCACGCCCCTGATGGGCATCGACGTGTGGGAACACGCCTATTACCTGAACTACCAGAACCGCCGGGCCGACTACATCCAGGCCTGGTGGAACGTGATCGACTGGAGCGCGGTGGCCAAGAACTACGCCGCGGCCAAGGCCCAGTCGGGCGTGCTCGCGACGGTCCGCTGA